In a genomic window of Helianthus annuus cultivar XRQ/B chromosome 10, HanXRQr2.0-SUNRISE, whole genome shotgun sequence:
- the LOC110882052 gene encoding histidine-rich glycoprotein-like, protein MSPRVRGKGKSPMQGGPYAGPSHRCTPSASFSSSDSHDHWGHSFEPARHSVSLSSSPPFHPSFGPPVPDEPQHSQYSHDSHHSHDSHHSHQSYHSLHSHSFHHSDSTYSPAQFNPNDYVNDFLGYNPLGPEDHFPHEIEMDDDPDPEMQTGTPGHPISISSGYPYQGSPYQGPDSFKERWAMYDWAFTPSYHNSPAQPPLVEPQLQAVSPPPLPVEEPPQQPPQPPP, encoded by the coding sequence ATGTCGCCAAGAGTGAGAGGCAAAGGAAAGAGTCCCATGCAAGGTGGACCATACGCAGGACCGTCCCATCGGTGCACCCCGTCTGCGTCGTTTTCTAGTTCAGATTCCCATGACCATTGGGGTCATTCTTTCGAACCAGCGAGACACTCTGTCTCTTTGAGCTCATCACCTCCTTTCCATCCATCATTCGGGCCACCTGTTCCAGATGAGCCCCAGCATTCGCAATACTCCCATGACTCACATCATTCACATGACTCTCACCATTCCCATCAATCTTACCATTCTTTGCATTCTCATTCCTTTCATCATTCGGATTCTACCTACTCTCCAGCCCAGTTTAATCCCAATGATTATGTCAACGACTTTTTGGGTTACAACCCTTTGGGACCCGAGGATCACTTTCCTCACGAAATAGAGATGGATGACGACCCGGACCCAGAAATGCAAACCGGAACACCGGGCCACCCTATTAGCATCTCGAGCGGTTATCCATATCAAGGATCACCGTACCAAGGGCCCGATTCATTTAAAGAAAGGTGGGCCATGTATGACTGGGCCTTTACCCCTTCATATCATAACTCTCCTGCTCAACCTCCTTTGGTTGAACCacagcttcaagcagtttctcCTCCACCTCTACCTGTTGAGGAGCCGCCTCAACAGCCACCTCAACCACCTCCCTAG